The following DNA comes from Hyphococcus flavus.
CCGGTGTCAACGCAATGCGCTCCGGCGGCAACTCAAAATCGAAAAGGTCTACGCGCATGCTTGTCTTTCAACAGTGAAAGGCTCGTTTAGCGCGGATGGCCTAGATCGAATAGGTGTCGTAGTAAAAGTTTTGGTCCATCGTTTCCGACGGGCTTTGTTCTGCACACGCGCCCACAGGCTTTGCAGGTACGCCAGCGACTGTGCAGTGAGGTTCGACCGCTTTTAAAACAACGCTGCCGGCCGCGACCTTGGCGCCTTCGCCCACCTCGATGTTGCCCAATACTTTCGCGCCCACGCTGATGAGCGCGCCGCGGCGGATTTTCGGATGACGGTCGCCTTCATCCTTGCCTGTGCCGCCAAGCGTCACATTTTGAAGGATTGAAACATCGTCTTCTACAACCGCGGTTTCGCCAATGACGACGCCAGTTGCGTGATCGATGAATACGCCTTTGCCGATTTTCGTAGCCGGGTGAATATCGACGGCGAAAAGCTCTGACATGCGGCTTTGCAAATAAAGCGCCAGAGGCTTGCGGTCGTGACGCCATAGCCAGTTAGCGGTTTTTTGCGCCTGCAGAGCCTGATAGCCTTTGTAATAAAGAAAAGGCTGCATGTAATCGTGACATGCGGGATCGCGATTGAACGCGGCACGCAAATCGAAAAGCGCCGCTTCGACAATCTGCGGCTCGCGTTCATAAGCTTCCGCGCACACTTCTCGCCAGAGCATGGCGTTCATCTCAAGGTCGGAAAGTTTCTGCGCCAGACGATAGGAGAGGGCGGCTTTGAACGTCTCATGATTCAAGATTGTCGCGTGGAGAAAGCTGGCGAGCACAGGTTCTGACGCCGCTGCCGTTGCAGCCTCAACCCGCATGCGCGACCAGGTTTGCTCACTTGTAAGTGCGACCACGTTTGAAGAATTCGCTGAAGGCTCTGACATGAGCTTATTCTCCTATGTTCAGGCGCGTCCCGCAAGCAGATGCCCGGAAATAGGGGCTGGCGTCTCGCCTCGCAAGGCTTTGACGTGTGCGCTGAGCGTCATCACGATCGTGAGACTGTCGGTTATCTCGCCCGTCATCACCATTTCTAACAAGTCTTTATAGAAAACCCATTTTATGGTTAACGCTTCGGAAGCTTCTGGCTTGGCTTCGCCTTGTGTTAAATCCCATGCGAGAAAGCAAACTGCCCGTTCGTCAGTAACTGAGTTTGATACATCGAACGTGCTAAGTTGCTCCCATGATGCGGCAGTCAGGCCGGTTTCTTCAGTAAGTTCGCGCTTCGCTGATGCTTGAGCGGTGATATTGAGCGGACCGCCTCCTTCGGGCAGTTCCCAGCTATACCGATCAAGCGGAAAGCGGTGCTGACCGACCAGCGGAACCTTGCCGTCAGCATTAATCGGCATAACGCCAATCGCAAGGTTCTTAAACCGAACGACGCCATATTCCCCGGGAGAGCCGTCGGGATGCGTAATGCTGTGATCAACAATACTGATCCACGGGTTGTCAAAAACCGTTGATTTTGACTTTACACGCCAAGGTCCAACTTTGTCTGAGGTCACTCGCTTCCACTTCCTTGTGGCGCCTCACGAACAGGAATTGGAAGCTGGCAAATATCAATGTGTTTCGGCCTGTAGTAGAAGAATTCTTCCGGACGGTTCGCTCGCGCTTCGACAAAAGCTGCGAAACTATTGGAGTCGGATTTGAGCAGTTGAAGATGTTTTTGTTCTCCTGCGGTCAGGTCCGATCCGAGCCGCATTGAGATAATTGTGTCGCCCACATCTTCGTCTTTGCTCGCTGGCGGTACGTTACGGCGAAGCCGCTGAATATGCTCCATGCCGTCGATTACTCGTCCAAATACTGTGAGATTCCGGTCAAGGTAGCGTTGCGGCTGCAATGCGATGTAAAATTCTGTACTCGCTGAGTCGCGTTCGTTATTTCGGCCAAAAGCAAAAGCGCCAGTGCAGTGCAGATGCCATACGGTCTGCGTAGTCTGATCGAGTCCGACGGGCAGGGCGTTTGCGAACCCCACGCCGTCAGCGTAGCCGTCATCGAACGGCGATACACTGAACGATTTCGTCCGCTCGCGAAACGCTGAATAGGATTCTTCAAACTCCGCCGCGAGGCTTTCCTTGGCGTCGCCAACGCTGCGTTCTTCGAAGGGATCGCCCCCTTGCGCCACAAACCCATCAATAACCCGGTAAAAAGAAAGCCCGTCATAAAAGCCCTGGCGAGCCAGCGTTTTGATCTGAGCCACATGATTTTGCGCGAGCGTATCGGATAGTGCGACAATGGCGCGCCCCGACGCTACTTCGATATAGAGAAGGTTATCCTGTTCGAGCGTTAGCCAGTCTTTGTCCGGCGCCTCCGCAAGAATTTCAGCGGACGATTTTTTTCCTTCAAGGGCGTCAGCAAAAGCCTGCGGTTGGAAAACAGCAAGCGCTAAGAGCCCCGTTACAATTAATTTCCATGACACTGCGCTATCCTCTTCCCCGGTATGGCGGAACGCCTGTTTCCGGAACCCATAATCCCCTGGGCGGCTCACCTGTTTGATAAAAAACGTCAATAGGCATCCCGCCACGCGGATACCAATACCCGCCGATGCGCAACCATTTTGGTTTGACAGCGTCGATGACCTTCTTCGCAACCAACAGCGTGCAGTCTTCGTGAAAGGCGCCGTGATTGCGGAACGAGGTCAGAAATAGTTTTAGCGACTTTGATTCGACAATTAGTTTTGATGGTACATAGTCGATCACCAGATGGGCGAAGTCGGGCTGTCCCGTGACCGGGCAAAGGCTTGTGAACTCAGGGGCGGTGAACCGCACAAGGTAGGCTGACCCGGCGTGAGGGTTGGGCGCCGTTTCCAGCAAAGCCTCATCCGGCGAGGCCGCCGGTTTCGCCGCCGTCCCAAGCATGGTCATCTTGCGCGTTGCTGGCTTCTTAGCGATTGATTTCTTTTTGGTGCTGGATGCGGCTGGCATAATGAACCTGATGTTTTGACTTCAATAATCCAGGTGAGCGCCATCTGCAAAGTGGACGGTTTTTCCCCCTTCGCCCCATGGACAAGGCCCGGTTTTCTGGCCTATAAGCCGCGCTCCTCTTCGGACAAAACGTCTGCAGGGGGCAAGAGCGAGGCCGAACCCGGGCCCGTCTAAATCGCCTCAAAGGGCCCAGGTAGCTCAGTTGGTAGAGCAGCGGACTGAAAATCCGCGTGTCGGTGGTTCAAATCCGCCCCTGGGCACCATTCTCAAAATTTTCAACATCCAAAAACGTCCAATAACCAAATAAAAACAGTGTATTATTGCGGTTCAGCGTCCAAGGGCGTCCGACAAGGTCTCTTATAATTGGGGGTATTTGGGGGTATATTCGGGGGTATCGACGATTCAGGTGAGGAGGCGATACCCCCAAAATGCTTACAGCGCTCGCAATCAAGAACGCCGCCCCGCAGCCCAAGGCCTACAAGCTCTTCGATGGCGGCGGACTGCACCTCATTATCAATCCAAACGGCTCGAAACTCTGGCGGCTCAAGTACCGGCATCTCGGAAAGGAAAAGCTGATTTCATTCGGGCCGTATCCCGATGTCAGTCTCGTCAAAGCGCGGAAGGCGCGCGAGGAAGCGCGGGAACTGATCGCCGAAGGGTTGGACCCGGCCGAACAACGCCGCGAAGCGCGCGAAAGAGAGTTGCAGACTCGAGAGAGGACCTTTCAACGGCTGGTCGATGATTTCCTTCAAAAACAGGAGCGGGAAGGTCGGGCGGAATCGACCCTCAAGAAGAACCGATGGTTGCTTGGCATGGCTTGCGATGAATTCGGCGAAATGCCCGTAGTCGAGATTAAGGCGCCGGTGATCTTAAAGGCGCTACGGAAAATTGAAGCGCGTGGGACGTATGAAACCGCGCGACGCATGAAAATCATCGTCGGTTCAGTTCTGCGCTACGGGATTTCGTGCGGCTGGATTGATGCGGACCCGACGCCAGCATTGAACGGCGCTCTGACGCAGCCACCGCAAAAGCCCCGCGCTGCAATTACTGACCCGGAAAAGCTCGGTGGATTATTGCGTGCGATCGATGCGTATGAAGGGCAAGCGTCTACACGGATAGGGTTGCAGCTACTTGCTCTACTATATCCGCGCCCCGGAGAACTAAGACAGGCGCGGTGGAACGAATTCGATTTCAGTAAAGCCGTTTGGACAATCCCGGCCGAACGGGCGAAAACGCGGCGCCCTCACCGCGTGCCGCTTCCGAAAGCCGCGGTGGCGAAGCTCAAAGAATTAAATGCGCTGACGGGCTCTGGCGATTTAATTCTTCCGTCGCTGCGCTCAGTAAAAAGGCCGGTGAGCGACGCTACTTTTACGGCTGCCTTGCGGCGCATGGGTTTCGCAAAGGAAGAAATGACGGCGCACGGGTTTCGCGCGACCTTTTCCACTTTGGCAAACGAATCTGGCCTTTGGAATCCCGACGCAATCGAACGCGCGCTTGCTCATGTGGAGGGTAATGCTGTCCGCGCCGCCTATGCCCGCAGCGAATTCTGGGATGAGCGGGTTACGATGGCGGAATGGTGGGCTGAAAAACTAATGAATCTGTGCAATTCCGGCCAAAGGTGAGCGCAACGCCGAACTTGAATTTTTTGACTGGTTTTCCCCAACGCTCGGCGAATCATCCGTTTTGGCGCTATTTTATCCGTAATTGTACGGCTAGGGGCAAAGCGTTCCGGTAGTGGTCCGAAGCGAAGGGAGGTGGCGGTCGTACGCAACGAAGCGGACTTGCGACGATGACGACCAAAAATGCTTTTTCTGAATTCGTAAACGACGATGCGCCAGAGCCAGCGCCTTCCCCTTGGCTTAACAACACTGACAATCAGTTTTTAACTCGTAAAAGCGCCTTGCATTGGGCACGGCACGATTACTGGCGGCTTTGGGAAGCCATGTTGCTCATTCTTGGCCTTAGCCCAGAATACTATTCCCGATACGATTCTCATTACAATAAGAAACAGTCCACTTCATCGTTAAACACCGGCCTCGGTAGCCTTTTGCAACTAAGCAAACTGGATATGGCTTTAGAGCGATATTGCGCTCTTTCTTCGAGCGATAAGCTTAACGATTGGCTGTATCTCTACGACATCCTTCAAAGGTCGGATCAGTTCAAGGAAGAGCAAATTAGACCAACTGAATTTATCGCGTGGGCGAAACTCAAGCATCTCGAGGTCAATAATCTAATCGAAGAAGCGGTCACCACAATTTGCGGACCGTTGCCCATTTGGGGTTATGAAAAAATTGGCTTTCTGGATGAGGCAGGCAATTTGGAAGAGGGCCTTGACGGACCGAAATGGCTGCGCGGCGTAGCGCGGCTGGAAAAGCCCGACAATGACGATAAACCGAAATCGCCAGAGAATGCTAAGGCGAAGCCGCCTGCAGATTTGCAAGGTGAATTAAAACCAAAAGAACGGGACAGCCTGCTCAAGCTCGTGATCGGCATGGCGGTTGAGCAATATGGATATACTCCCGATTCTTCCCGTAACGCAGCCACTAAACACATAGAAACGGATTTGCGCGCGCATGGTGTTCCCCTCGACCGTAACACGATTTTGAAATGGCTGCGGGAAGGGGCGGAATTACTGCCCAAAGCTTGAGAGTTATCGGAATTACGATAACCACCGTTGAATTCATGCAGTCTGTAGCGGAATTCGCCCCCAAACATTCACGGACATATTAGACCGTCTCCGTTTTCAAATAGACGGAGTTATAACGTGTCGAATACAATCAACTTCCCCGAAACAGGATTTGTCCGGCTTAATCAAATCCTGGCGCCGCGCGGACCTATTCCGGTCTCTAAGTCCACCTGGTGGGCAGGCGTCAAGGAGGGCCGGTTTCCTCAGCCGCAAAAGCTCGGGCCGCGCACGACGGTCTGGCGCGCCGAGGACATCCGGGCACTTTACGAAACCGGGGCGTCTTAATCGATGGTGCGCCGCATCAAATGGCGGTCCGTTCATGCGCATCTCAACTACGAAGTGGCTGAGCTGGCGAAAGCGGTCGGCGTATGCCGTTCAACAGTACGAAACTGGATTCGAGACGGCCTGCTGCCGGTCATCGAAGATCAACGACCACAGCTAATCGTCGGTGAAGATTTCAAGCGGTGGTATCAGCAACGGCTCAATTCGCGAAAACGGTCTTGCTGCCCTGGCGAAATGTTCTGCATGAAATGCCGTCGCCCGCGGGCGCCTGCGCTCGGCATGGTTGACTACGTTTTCAATAGCAAAGCGGCCGGATCACTCACCGCGCTTTGCAGCGTTTGCGAAAGTCCCATGTTTCGCGCCTGCGGATTGGACCGTATCGGACAAACCATGCCCAGCATTCACGTATCAATTTGCGATAGAGGCGCCGACACTAAGCGGTAGCGCACAACGCCTCTTATTTTGATACTTTAACTAGGACTAATTCATCATGCCAAAACGCAATCCCGAAAACGAACGCATCAAGCGCCGCTACATCCAGCATCTACAGCGCGCAAGAGGATACAGCGAAGCAACCATTTTGACAGCCGCGGCCTCGATTGACCGCTTCATTGCCATGAATGGGCACAAGTCGCTGAAGAAATTCCATATTCAGCAGGCGGTGGCGTTTCGGGAGCGATTCGAAGAAGAAACAAACCCGAAGACCGGAAAGCTCCTGAGCAAATCGACGATCTCGACAACGCTGAAGGCGCTGCGCGATTTCTTCACATGGCTCGCCGAGCAGCCGGGATATAAATCCCGAATCAAATTCAGCGACGCTGCGTATTTCACGCCGAGCCTGCATGATGAGCGGATTGCACGTTCAACCCGGCGCCAGTTCATCCCCACCCTCGCGCAAATTCACAAGGTCATCCATGGCATGCCGACCTCGACGATTGTCGAGCGTCGCAATCGTGCGCTGATCGCCCTGACGATCCTGGTGTCGCCGCGAGACGGCGCCGCCGCGTCGCTGCGGCTCAAACATATCGATATGGAAAAGCGCGTGGTTTTTCAGGACGGCGCCGAGGTCAACACGAAGTTTCGTAAAACCATCAAGGCGGGGTTCTATCCCATTGGCGGGGATGCAGAGCAGTTTGTCGCCGAATGGGTTGCGGAGCTGCGCGATGATCTCGGTTTTGGCCCTGACGATCCGCTTTTTCCCAAGACCAAGCGCTCGCTCGATAGGGACGGCAGATTCGAGTATGTGGCGCTGGACCGCGCGCCCTGGCGCAATACCGCATCAATTCGGAAGGTATTTCGCAAAGCTTTCGAATCAGTCGGACTTCCCTACGCCAGCCCGCACAGCTTCCGCCATACGCTCGGGCGGCTCGCTTTTGAGAAAAACCTCACCATCGCCCAGCTGAAAGCCTGGAGCCAAAATCTCGGTCATGAGGAAATCATGACCACCGCCACCAATTACGCGAAAATGAGCGAAGACGAGCAGTTGCAGGTACTCGCGAGCATTGGCGAAGGGGATCGACGGGGCGATGATCAAGACGTTATCAAGGAACTCAAGAAGCTGGCCGCTCGCTATTGAACCGCGTGCGTCGTGCTGCGGATCGCGCTAAACAGTTCGAATCGCATACCGAGAGCAGACTAGGGGCGAAATGACCGAAGAACAAAAGCGAAAGCTGGAATCGTACCTGTGGAATATCGCCGACGCCTTGCGCGGCAAGATGCACGCCGACGAGTTCCGCGACTACATTCTCGGCTTCATCTTCTACAAATACCTCTCCGAAAAGCTGTATCTCTATGCGAACGCGATCCTCTCTGAGGACGGAGTCGATTTCCTTTCTATCGATGAGAAAAGCGACGAAGGCAACGAGTATCTAGAGGCGATCAAGGAAGACGCCGTTCTCCAGCTAGGATATTTCCTGAAGCCGTCCGAGCTATTCAGCGAAGTCGCAAAACGCGGCGCAGCGAAGGAAGAAGAAGGCGCATCGAATTTCATACTCGACGACCTGACGCGCATCCTTAATAATATTGAACGCTCGACGATGGGCACGGAAAGTGAAGACGATTTCATCGCGCTTTTTGAAGACCTCGATCTCACCTCGACAAAGCTCGGCCGCACAGAAAAAGCGAAGAACGAGCTAATCGTCAAAATTTTGGTCGAGTTGAACAAGATCGATTTCGAACTCGATAAAGTCGATTCCGACGTTCTCGGCGACGCTTATGAATATCTGATCGGCAAATTCGCCGCTGGCGCCGGAAAGAAGGCGGGCGAATTTTACACGCCGCAATCGGTCTCAACCATTCTTGCGAAGCTCGTCACCACCGGCAAGACGAAGCTGAAATCGGTTTATGATCCGACCTGCGGTTCCGGTTCGCTGCTCTTGCGCGTTTCGAAGGAAGTGAAGGAAGTCTCCGCCTATTACGGGCAGGAGATGAACCGCACGACCTACAACCTCGCGCGGATGAACATGATTTTGCATGACGTGCACTACCGCAAGTTTGATTTGCGTCAGGAAGACACGCTCGAACACCCGCAACACCTGGAAGAGCGATTTGAAGCGGTGGTCGCTAATCCGCCCTTTTCGGCGAAGTGGAGCGCCAACAAGATATTCGAAAGCGACGACCGCTTTTCCCAATATGGCCGCCTCGCGCCGTCATCAAAGGCGGATTTCGCCTTTGTCCAGCACATGCTTTACCATCTCGACGATAACGGCCAGATGGCGGTGGTGTTGCCGCATGGCGTCCTTTTTCGCGGCGGGGCGGAAGGGCATATCAGGCGCTTTCTGATCGAAGATCGCAACTGGCTCGACGCGGTCATCGGGCTGCCCGCAAACATTTTCTACGGTACATCGATCCCAACCTGCGTTCTCGTCTTCAAGAAATGCCGCGAGCATCCAGACGATATTCTGTTCATCGATGCCAGCGCGCATTTTGAAAAGCAGAAAAACCAGAATCATCTCCGCAAGAAAGATATTAAGAGCATCATCGACACATATCGTGTGCGTGAGCCAAAGGAAAAACTCTCTTATGTGGCGCCGCTTTCGGAAATCGAAGAAAACGATTTCAACCTCAATATCCCGCGATATGTAGATACGTTTGAGGAAGAAGAACCGGTCGATCTTCAAGCCGTTGTTCGGGAGCTGAAAGATCTCGAAGAGAACATGGCGGAAGCCGACGAGGCGATCCGCAAATTTTGCCAGGAACTCGGCATCGAGGCGCCGGTCTAATGGCGGCCAAGGCGATAGAAAAGCGCATTCCGAAACTCCGGTTTCCAGAGTTTGATGAAGAGTGGAGTGCGCGACCTCTCAAGTCGTTTGGCGAGCTAAAAAACGGCCACAACGCGGAAAAAGGTGATTATGGTACGGGTACGCCTTTTATCAATTTGATGGATATTTTTGGGATTGAATTTTTAGACACTGTGAGCAATCTCGGGCTCGTTAAAACTTCCTCAAAAGATTTGCATACATACAATATCGAATACGGCGATGTGCTGTTTGTGCGTAGTAGCGTAAAAAGAAAGGGCGTTGGACAGGCCTGCGTGGTAATGACTGACAAAAGCGGTATTGTGTTCAGTGGATTCATCATAAGGTACCGACCAAAGCCTGCCACTTTGGATGCAAAGTTTAGCGGCTATGTGTTCAATTCAGAAACCGTTCGTAAAAAAATCCTTAGTCTCGCCACATCAAGCGCAAACACAAATATCAACCAAGAGTCACTCGGAGAGTTGGCACCCTTTGTGCCGGAGCTTCCTGAACAAAAGAAAATTGCGTCTTTCTTGGGGGCGGTGGATGACAAGTTGCGAGCCTTGCGCAAAAAGCGCGACCTCCTCGCCGACTACAAGCGCGGCGTTATGCAACAAATATTCTCTCAAGAAATCCGTTTCACGCGCGACGACGGCTCTTCGTTCCCGGATTGGGAGGAGAAGAAGTTAGCAAACCTACTCACTGTCCAGTATGGAAAAGACCATAAGGAATTACCGAAAGGAGACATTCCAGTTCTGGGCACGGGTGGAATAATCCGCCATGTTAACCAATCGCTTCATGACGGTCCATCAGTACTGATTGGAAGAAAAGGAACTATTGACCAGCCACGTTTCGTGACTTCGCCTTTCTGGACGGTGGATACACTTTTTTATTCAAATATTTCCCGAGGGTACGTACCATATTTCGTGTACCTTGTTGTCAAGGCAGTAAATTGGCTCAGATTCAATGAGGCAACTGGAGTGCCGAGCTTGAGCGCATCAGCCATTCATGGCGTCAACGTTCTCGTCCCACCCAGCAATGATGAACAACAAAAAATCGCTGATTTCCTCTCCACCATCGACGCCAAAATCGAGGCCGTCGCAGACCAAATCGCCGCCATGGAATCCTTCAAAAAAGGCCTGTTGCAGCAGATGTTTGTTTAGAATGACGGTATCATGCAAAGTATTAAAGATTTGATAGACGATTATGCGGATGAATATCCTCACCTCGCATACTACCACAAGCTTATTGAAACCGCTGAAGAAAACTTGCGTGAGCACCCAGACATTACGATAGAAACCTGCAAAAGCCTTATTGAAGGCGTATGCAAGACAATTTTAAAATCGCTTGATAATGCGTTCGACGAGAAAGTCGTCGAAGGTATGAAACCTAAGCAATTAGTCGAACGAACGTTTGACGACTTATCACGTTACGACGAGTCGGTTGAAATCGGTTTTACGTCACAATTTGCAAGCCTAGTTCAAGAAATGAACCTGATAAGAAATCGCCGCGGAGATATTTCCCATGGAAGATCTGCTCCCAAAACCGATGTAAGTAGCTCGGGCTTTTCAGAGTTTATCCTTCGCATGACTGAAAACTCGGTCTTCTATATGCTGAATATTTTTTGCAATATTGATCTTTCGGAGCAAAAACCAATCGAATACGAAGAGCAGAAAAACTTCAACGCCTATCTGGACGACGAAATTTCAATTGCGCTCGGAGAGCACGCAGAGGGTTTGGATATTTGCTATAGCCGCGCTCTGTATGATCAAGAGCCAGTCACTTACGAAGAGCGACTTCGGAATTACAAGTCAGAGATAGAAGAATCAGACGAAGAATGACCACACAACCTGAACAGGTTCTTGAAGACAATCTCGTCGAGCAACTGGAAACGCTCGGCTATGATCGGGTAACGATTCGCGACGAGAATGACTTGATCGCCAATCTCAAAACCCAGATCGAAAAACACAACAAGGTCACGCTCTCCGATACGGAATTCGAGCGTGTCCTCAATTATCTCGACAAGGGTAACGTTTTTAAGCGCGCAAAAACCTTGCGGGACAAGTTTCACCTGAACCGCGATGACGGCTCCAGCCTTTACCTTGAATTTCTCAATATGGAGCACTGGTGCCGTAATGAGTATCAGGTAACGCAGCAGATCAGCGTCGAGGGCGCCTACAAGAATCGTTATGACGTAACATTGCTCGTCAACGGCCTGCCGCTCGTCCAAATCGAATTAAAGCGGCGCGGGCTGGAGCTGAAGGAAGCATTCAATCAGGTCAATCGCTATCAGCGGCACTCCTATTGGGCGGGGAATGCACTTTTCAACTATGTCCAGATTTTTGTTATTTCAAACGGCGTCAATACGAAATACTACGCCAACAACCGGCGTCAAACGTTCAAACAGACATTCTTTTGGGCGGATCGCGACAATAACCTGATCACGCAGCTCCATGAATTCGCCGAGGCGTTTCTGGAGAAGTGTCACCTCTCCAAGATGATCTGCAAATACACCGTGCTGCATGAATCCGATAAGGTGCTGATGGTGTTGCGGCCGTATCAGTACTACGCAGTGGAAGCGCTGATCGACCGCGTCAAGAACACCGAAAAGAACGGCTATATCTGGCACACGACCGGCTCCGGCAAGACGCTGACGAGTTTTAAGGCGGCGCAAATTCTCGATGATCTGCCGAGTGTCGAGAAGGTTGTTTTCTGCGTTGATCGCGCCGACCTCGATTACCAGACAACGCGCGAGTTCAACTACTTTTCTGAAGGCAGCGTTGACGGTACAGACAATACGAAAAAGCTCGTTGACCAACTCACAGACGAAACCAAACTAATCGTCACGACAATCCAGAAACTCAATACTGCAATCCACAACAGGCGCTACCAGGACCGAATGGTGCCGCTCGCTGACAAGCGCGTGATTTTCATTTTCGATGAATGTCACCGCTCGCAATTCGGCGAGACGCACAAGCGTATCAAGAACTTTTTCAATCGCGCGCAGATGTTCGGGTTTACCGGCACGCCGATTTTTGCGGACAACGCCGTGCGGAATATTCATGGCAAACGAACGACGAAAGACCTATTCGACGACTGCCTTCATAAATACGTCATTACGAACGCGATCAGCGATGAAAATGTCCTGAAATTTTCGGTTGAATATTGGGGCAAGCTGAAACGCCGCAATGGCAAGCTGATCGATGAGGAAGTCGCCGGGATCGACACCAAAGAGTTTTTCGAAAGCGACGACCGGATTGAAGGCGTTGTCGATTGGATCATCGCCAACCATGACCGCAAAACGCACAGCCGGGATTTCACGGCGATGTTCTGCGTCGGCAGCGTCGATGGGCTGATCAAATATTACGAGACATTCAAAGCCAAGAAAGAAACAGGCAAACACAATTTACGCGTGGTGACGATTTTCACCTACGCCGCCAATGAAGACGACGCCGATGCGGATGGGAACATCGCCGAACCGGATTTCGACATCCGCACGGATGAGCTGGTCAATAAGCATTCACGTGACAAGCTCAACGACTTCATCGAAGACTATAACGCCATGTACGGCGTCAGGCATTCGGCGAAAGATTCAAAGGCGTTTTATACCTATTACAAAGACATCGCGAAGCGCATCAAGGAGCGGGAAAAAGACGGGTTCAACGATAAAGACCGCGTCGATATTCTCCTCGTCGTCAACATGTATTTGACGGGCTTTGACGCCAAGAAGGTCAACACGCTTTATGTTGATAAGAACCTCAAATATCATGGGCTGATTCAGGCGTTTTCGCGAACGAACCGGACGCTGGGCGAATTAAAATCGCACGGGAATATCGTCTGTTTCCGAAACCTGAAGGACAAGACCGATCAAGCGATTGCGCTCTTTTCAAATCCGGAAGCGCGCGAAATCATTCTGATGGAGCCCTATGGCGATTATGTCGATCAGTTCAACGAAGCGTTGACGCTTTTGCTCTCGATTGCGCCGACCGTGGATAGCGTCAACGAGCTACCGAGTGAAAAAGAAGAACTCGCCTTTGTTAAGGCTTTTCGGAATCTGATCAGGCTGAAGAATATTCTTGGCGGATTTTCAGACTTCACCTTTGACGATCTCGACATCGATGAGCAGGCGTTCGAAGACTACAAGAGCAAGTATCTCGATATATACGACAAGACGCGTCAGGGTGAGGAGGGCGAAAAATCCTCGATCATCAACGACATTGATTTTGAGCTGGAGCTGATCCAACGCGACGAAATCAACGTCGCCTACATTCTGGAGCTGCTGGCTGATTTGCACGCCACAAGCCAGAAAAAAGACACCAAAGGCAAATCGGACGCGGAGGAGAAGCGCAAAGCGATCAGCGATCTTTTAGGCTCCGAAGCGCAGCTGCGCAGCAAGAAAGAATTGATCGAGCGGTTCATCGCTGAATTCATGCCGAAAGTGAAGCCGGGCGAGGATGTTCGGCAAGCCTTCAAGGACTATTGGTCAACGGAACGGATGGATTCTCTTGAGGCGCTTTGCGCTGAAGAAGGGCTTCACCGCGACAAGCTCGAAGACATTATCGAGGCCTATCACTTTACCAACAGAGAGCCGTTACGCGATACGGTCGTCGAAGCGCTTGTCGAAAAACCGAAGGTCTTGCAACGCAAAAAAATTGTCGAGCGTGTGACCGAGAAAATTCTCGCACTGGTGCGGAAATTCGACGACGAC
Coding sequences within:
- a CDS encoding tyrosine-type recombinase/integrase yields the protein MPKRNPENERIKRRYIQHLQRARGYSEATILTAAASIDRFIAMNGHKSLKKFHIQQAVAFRERFEEETNPKTGKLLSKSTISTTLKALRDFFTWLAEQPGYKSRIKFSDAAYFTPSLHDERIARSTRRQFIPTLAQIHKVIHGMPTSTIVERRNRALIALTILVSPRDGAAASLRLKHIDMEKRVVFQDGAEVNTKFRKTIKAGFYPIGGDAEQFVAEWVAELRDDLGFGPDDPLFPKTKRSLDRDGRFEYVALDRAPWRNTASIRKVFRKAFESVGLPYASPHSFRHTLGRLAFEKNLTIAQLKAWSQNLGHEEIMTTATNYAKMSEDEQLQVLASIGEGDRRGDDQDVIKELKKLAARY
- a CDS encoding type I restriction-modification system subunit M encodes the protein MTEEQKRKLESYLWNIADALRGKMHADEFRDYILGFIFYKYLSEKLYLYANAILSEDGVDFLSIDEKSDEGNEYLEAIKEDAVLQLGYFLKPSELFSEVAKRGAAKEEEGASNFILDDLTRILNNIERSTMGTESEDDFIALFEDLDLTSTKLGRTEKAKNELIVKILVELNKIDFELDKVDSDVLGDAYEYLIGKFAAGAGKKAGEFYTPQSVSTILAKLVTTGKTKLKSVYDPTCGSGSLLLRVSKEVKEVSAYYGQEMNRTTYNLARMNMILHDVHYRKFDLRQEDTLEHPQHLEERFEAVVANPPFSAKWSANKIFESDDRFSQYGRLAPSSKADFAFVQHMLYHLDDNGQMAVVLPHGVLFRGGAEGHIRRFLIEDRNWLDAVIGLPANIFYGTSIPTCVLVFKKCREHPDDILFIDASAHFEKQKNQNHLRKKDIKSIIDTYRVREPKEKLSYVAPLSEIEENDFNLNIPRYVDTFEEEEPVDLQAVVRELKDLEENMAEADEAIRKFCQELGIEAPV
- a CDS encoding restriction endonuclease subunit S — translated: MAAKAIEKRIPKLRFPEFDEEWSARPLKSFGELKNGHNAEKGDYGTGTPFINLMDIFGIEFLDTVSNLGLVKTSSKDLHTYNIEYGDVLFVRSSVKRKGVGQACVVMTDKSGIVFSGFIIRYRPKPATLDAKFSGYVFNSETVRKKILSLATSSANTNINQESLGELAPFVPELPEQKKIASFLGAVDDKLRALRKKRDLLADYKRGVMQQIFSQEIRFTRDDGSSFPDWEEKKLANLLTVQYGKDHKELPKGDIPVLGTGGIIRHVNQSLHDGPSVLIGRKGTIDQPRFVTSPFWTVDTLFYSNISRGYVPYFVYLVVKAVNWLRFNEATGVPSLSASAIHGVNVLVPPSNDEQQKIADFLSTIDAKIEAVADQIAAMESFKKGLLQQMFV